One bacterium genomic window, TCCTGTTGACACCCCTTCGATAGGCAAATTATCTGAAATATCTTCAGATGATAAATTAACCAAATCTGCAATCTCTTTCTTATCAGTATATTGACCGAAGAATTCTGGTTCTTTCTGGGTCATCCAGATAATACTATTCTTTTTTTCAAGAGGAATAATGCCCGCTCTTGTCTTCAATTTTAATATGTTCTTCTTTTCAGGCCATATATCAAAGATATTCATAATGGAATAAGCGGTTCCTAATACAGGATGACCAGCAAAAGGCAGTTCACATTTGATCGTAAATATTCTTATCTCAAAATCAGCTTCTGGTTCAGCATTACTGAAAATAAAAGTTGTTTCTGAATAATTGATCTCGTTTGCTAACCTTTGCATCTGTTCGGTATTTAATCCATCAGCATCTGGGAATACTGCCAATTGGTTACCTGAATAGGGAATATCTGTAAAAACATCAATAAAGACGCATTCTTTTTTCATGTTTCCTCCTCATCCTAAACTTAGCG contains:
- a CDS encoding PhzF family phenazine biosynthesis protein, translated to MKKECVFIDVFTDIPYSGNQLAVFPDADGLNTEQMQRLANEINYSETTFIFSNAEPEADFEIRIFTIKCELPFAGHPVLGTAYSIMNIFDIWPEKKNILKLKTRAGIIPLEKKNSIIWMTQKEPEFFGQYTDKKEIADLVNLSSEDISDNLPIEGVSTGINILIIPIKNLSAIQRANGHVNNLNKFFRNKDPLAPYLFTFETMDANAKVHTRFFAPHLGVIEDAATGAAAGPLTAYLLKYDVFGRCFEIQNEQGIEMGRASKILMKGEIKDNRYMIKIGGACAYVGRGEFTI